The Sphingomonas naphthae nucleotide sequence CATCAGGCGGTGCATTATGCGCTGGTTTCGGCGGATGCCCCGCTATGGCTCCAGTTCCTGCTGTCGCTCGCGCTGCCGTTCACGCTCCACCGACTGTTCCTGCGCTTCCACCTCTCTCGTGTGCTGCTGCTCGGGCGGGGGCGGTTGCGCCGGGGCTGAGGATCAGCCCACGCCGAGCTGCCACAGCAGGAAGGCATATTCCTCCGCCACCTCGCGCAGCGAATCGAAGCGGCCGGATTTGCCGCCATGGCCCGCGCCCATGTTGGTCTTGAGCAGCAGGATCGCATCGCCGGTGCGGGTCGCACGGAGCTTCGCGGCCCATTTGGCGGGCTCCCAATAGGTGACGCGCGGGTCGTTCAACCCGGCGATGATGAGGAGCGGGGGGTAATCCTGCGCCGACACCTGATCGTAGGGGGAATAGCTGCGGATCAGCTCGAAGGCGGCCTTGTCCTCGATCGGATTGCCCCATTCGGGCCATTCGCCCGGCGTCAGCGGCAGGCTGGCGTCGAGCATCGTGTTCAGCACGTCGACGAAGGGCACATGCGCCACCACCGCACCCCACAATTCGGGCGCCTGGTTGATGATCGCCCCCATCAGTTCGCCACCGGCCGAGCCACCCGAGGCCGTCACCCGACCGGGCGAGGCCCAGCCCTCCGCCACCAACCCCTTCGCCACATCGACGAAATCGTCGAACGTATTGGTGCGTTTTTCCAGCTTGCCGTCGAGATACCAATGATAGCCGAGATCGTCGCCGCCCCGGATATGGGCGATGGCGAAGGCGAAGCCGCGATCGAGCAGCGACAATCGGCTGGTCGAGAAGCCCGGCGGAATGGCGAGGCCATAGGCGCCATAGCCATAGAGATGGAGCGGCCCGGAGCCGTCCTTCGCGAAATCGGCCGGATAGACGATCGAGACGGGAATGGCGGTGCCGTCGCGCGCGGCGATCTCGACCCGCTCGGTGCGATATTTCGCCGGATCGTAGCCCGAGGGTATCTCCTGCACCTTCAGGCTTTCCAGCCCCCGCCCGCCGACGTGGAAATCATACACCGTCGGCGGCGTCACCATCGACTGGTAGGAAAGCCGCAGCCGATCGACCGCATATTCGGGATTGTTGGCGAGGGAGGCGGTGTAACTCGCCTCGGGAAAGGCGACCCGCCGGCCGGCCGCGCTGCCATGATCGTGCAGCACGATCTGGTCGAGCCCCCGCTCGCGCCCCTCGACCGTGAAGAAATCGGCGAAGGCGGTAAGCCCGCGAATGTAGAAATCGTCCGATCCGGGGATCAGTTCGGCCCAGTCGCCCGGCGCCGCCAGCGGCGCGGTGGCGACGCGGAAGTTCACATGGGCATCGTTGGTGCGGATGAGGAGCGTGCCTTCATGCTCGTCCACCTCATATTCGCGGCCGGCGATGCGCGGCGAGACGAGGATCGGCGTACCGGTCAAATCGTCGCCGGGCAGCAGCCGCACCTCGCTGGTGACATGGTCGCCGGCCGACAGCACCACGAACCGCCGCGACTGGGTCTGGCCGATCGAGATGCGGAAGCCCTCGTCCGCCTCGCGGTACAGCACGACATCCTCGGCGACATCGCCGCCCAGCCGGTGGCATTGCGCCACGTCCACCCGCCACTGATCGTTGACGAGGCCGTAGGCGAAGGCGGCGCTGTCGGCCTGCCACGCCACGCCGCCGAGCGTGCCGGGGATGGTGTCGGGCAGGTCGGCGCCCGCGATCAGGTCG carries:
- a CDS encoding S9 family peptidase; this encodes MPLPTPPVAPTKPHSFTHHGITVEDPWAWLKDPNYPTVTNAEVLDYLAQENAFFEAAMAPHQATVDALFAEMKGRLKEDDSSVPQKDGDWLYWWAFRPGAQYRCWWRRPVAGGGADELILDEPALAEGKDYFRLGALAVSPDGRFMAWSVDDNGSERFTLRVRDLIAGADLPDTIPGTLGGVAWQADSAAFAYGLVNDQWRVDVAQCHRLGGDVAEDVVLYREADEGFRISIGQTQSRRFVVLSAGDHVTSEVRLLPGDDLTGTPILVSPRIAGREYEVDEHEGTLLIRTNDAHVNFRVATAPLAAPGDWAELIPGSDDFYIRGLTAFADFFTVEGRERGLDQIVLHDHGSAAGRRVAFPEASYTASLANNPEYAVDRLRLSYQSMVTPPTVYDFHVGGRGLESLKVQEIPSGYDPAKYRTERVEIAARDGTAIPVSIVYPADFAKDGSGPLHLYGYGAYGLAIPPGFSTSRLSLLDRGFAFAIAHIRGGDDLGYHWYLDGKLEKRTNTFDDFVDVAKGLVAEGWASPGRVTASGGSAGGELMGAIINQAPELWGAVVAHVPFVDVLNTMLDASLPLTPGEWPEWGNPIEDKAAFELIRSYSPYDQVSAQDYPPLLIIAGLNDPRVTYWEPAKWAAKLRATRTGDAILLLKTNMGAGHGGKSGRFDSLREVAEEYAFLLWQLGVG